A window from Macaca nemestrina isolate mMacNem1 chromosome 8, mMacNem.hap1, whole genome shotgun sequence encodes these proteins:
- the LOC105481986 gene encoding dual specificity protein phosphatase 4 — protein MVTMEELREMDCSVLKRLMNRDENGGGAGGSGSHGALGLPSGGKCLLLDCRPFLAHSAGYIRGSVNVRCNTIVRRRAKGSVSLEQILPAEEEVRARLRSGLYSAVIVYDERSPRAESLREDSTVSLVVQALRRNAERTDICLLKGGYERFSSEYPEFCSKTKALAAIPPPVPPSATEPLDLGCSSCGTPLHDQGGPVEILPFLYLGSAYHAARRDMLDTLGITALLNVSSDCPNHFEGHYQYKCIPVEDNHKADISSWFMEAIEYIDAVKDCRGRVLVHCQAGISRSATICLAYLMMKKRVRLEEAFEFVKQRRSIISPNFSFMGQLLQFESQVLATSCAAEAASPSGPLRERGKTPATPTSQFVFSFPVSVGVHSAPSSLPYLHSPITTSPSC, from the exons ATGGTGACGATGGAGGAGCTGCGGGAGATGGACTGCAGCGTGCTCAAAAGGCTGATGAACCGGGACGAGAACGGCGGCGGCGCAGGCGGCAGCGGCAGCCACGGGGCCCTGGGGCTGCCGAGCGGCGGCAAGTGCCTGCTGTTGGACTGCAGACCGTTCCTGGCGCACAGCGCGGGCTACATCCGAGGCTCGGTCAACGTGCGCTGCAACACCATCGTGCGGCGGCGAGCTAAGGGCTCCGTGAGCCTGGAGCAGATTCTGCCCGCGGAGGAGGAGGTGCGTGCCCGCTTGCGCTCCGGCCTCTACTCGGCGGTCATCGTCTACGACGAGCGCAGCCCGCGCGCCGAGAGCCTCCGTGAGGACAGCACCGTGTCGCTGGTGGTGCAGGCACTGCGCCGTAACGCCGAGCGCACTGACATCTGCCTGCTCAAAG GTGGCTATGAGAGGTTTTCCTCCGAGTACCCAGAATTCTGTTCTAAAACCAAGGCCCTGGCAGCCATTCCACCCCCGGTTCCTCCCAGTGCCACAGAGCCCTTGGACCTGGGCTGCAGCTCCTGCGGGACCCCACTACACGACCAG GGGGGTCCTGTGGAGATCCTTCCCTTCCTCTACCTCGGCAGTGCCTACCATGCTGCCCGGAGAGACATGCTGGACACCCTGGGCATCACAGCTCTGTTGAATGTCTCCTCGGACTGCCCAAACCACTTTGAAGGACACTATCAGTACAAGTGCATCCCGGTGGAAGATAATCACAAGGCTGACATCAGCTCCTGGTTCATGGAAGCCATAGAGTACATCG ATGCGGTGAAGGACTGCCGCGGGCGCGTGCTGGTGCACTGCCAGGCGGGCATCTCGCGCTCAGCCACCATCTGCCTGGCCTACCTGATGATGAAGAAGCgggtgaggctggaggaggccTTCGAGTTCGTTAAGCAGCGCCGCAGCATCATCTCGCCCAACTTCAGCTTCATGGGGCAGCTGCTGCAGTTCGAGTCCCAGGTGCTGGCCACGTCCTGTGCCGCGGAGGCCGCCAGCCCCTCGGGACCCCTGCGGGAGCGGGGCAAGACCCCCGCCACCCCCACCTCGCAGTTCGTCTTCAGCTTTCCGGTCTCCGTGGGCGTGCACTCGGCCCCCAGCAGCCTGCCTTACCTGCACAGCCCCATCACCACCTCCCCCAGCTGTTAG